Below is a genomic region from Candidatus Methylomirabilota bacterium.
CAGCTGGTCGGGGGCGACCCCCGCCAGCAGCTCGAGGCTCGCCGCGCGCCGCCCGCGCAGCGCCGCCAGCGCATCCGCCGGGACCGCCTCGCGATAGCGGCGCTCCTCGGCCCAGCGCTCGGGATCGATCGGCGCGAACGCGCGCCCGCCCGCGAGGACGACGCGCAGCCGGGCGCCGAAGTCCTCCGTCTCCTCGTCTCTCAGGTGGCAGACGATCTCGATCGGCGCCCACTCGGTGGGGGCCGGACGGGCGCGCCAGGTGGCCTCGTCGAGGTCGGCCACGAGGTGATCGAGCAGTCCCGGCAGACGCGCGAGGGCTCGCCGCGCCTCCACCAGCAGGGTCGCGGCATCGGGCACGGGGTCAGGCATCGACGGCGACCCGCGGCCGTGGGATGCGGCCGGCCACCGCGCGGACCTTCCGAGGCGCCGCCAGCCACATCGCCGCGACGGACACCAGGCTGCACCCGATCGCGAGCCAGAAGGCCGGGGCATAGCTCCCGGTCAGATCGTGCACCAGGCCGGTCACCCAGGGGCCGAGCCCGGCCCCGGCGCCGGCCGCGAGGTTGAGGGTCCCGAAGATGGTGCCGAAGTGCCGGCCCTGGAAGAGCTCGGCCGGGATGGGC
It encodes:
- a CDS encoding DinB family protein, whose protein sequence is MPDPVPDAATLLVEARRALARLPGLLDHLVADLDEATWRARPAPTEWAPIEIVCHLRDEETEDFGARLRVVLAGGRAFAPIDPERWAEERRYREAVPADALAALRGRRAASLELLAGVAPDQLRGAIEHRALGRLSGLDLLAAWVTHDRLHLRQLAGTLARLWAVRWAPLRAEYAGPIPYASGRPLDGQS